The genomic interval GGCGAAGTGCTTAAAGGTATGCTTCGGTGCTGTTTCGAACTCCTCCGACTCCACCGGGTCACCGCGGTTGTAGCGGATGGGAATCAGCGCTCGGAGGGGCTGCTGGAAAAAGCCGGGTTTTCCCGGGAAGGGATTTTTCGCCAGGCCGTAATAATTGCCGGAAATTCACCGATCTTCACTTTTATTCCATGCTCGAAAACGAGTACCGCGCAAAAAGAGCAGAATAATTCGATTATCCACTGGATATTTAACGAATAATTCGAAATGATTCCGCCGGCAATAATCGGCTGATTTCAATAGCGCAATTTCCCTTCTCCCCCGACCCGGACTTATTTCCCGATCCTAATTTCGACCAAAATAGCCGTTTTTAGTCTGCACGCTCTGATGGATTGACAACTTATAGTGGTACAATGCCTTGTGTGTGCAATAAGGTTTTTTTTGTTTAAGTTATGAACTCACTTAGAGCTTGATAATCAGGCCGATATTGGCTATATTTGTTTTTTTATAACCCGGAAGGAAAACAATGATCCATTCATTTATCAAACATATCCAAGGAGCGGCTCATGAATAGACGCATACAGTATGCGATTTTGGTCTGTGCCATGCTGGTTCTTACGGCGGCGGCACCTGCCACCGCGCAGAATATCGAGGCAAAGGAATACCGGCTTGATAACGGTATGCAGGTTTTAATGGTGGAGAGGCACGAATCCCCGACCATTATGGCCGCCATCATGGCGCGCGTCGGTTCGGCCAACGAAATAACCGGCATAACCGGTATCTCGCATCTGTTCGAGCATATGATGTTCAAGGGCACCGAAACGATCGGGACCAAAGATATAGTCCGTGACAGGGAAATCATGGCTCAACTCGATTCGCTCCGGGCTTTAATGCGCGTCGAACAGGGGATTATGCGCGAGGAACTCCGTCGCGGAGAAATCAGCGATATGTATGATCCTGAGGCTAAGACACCGCGTTATAAAGAAATCGAAACGGTCTTCGACAGCCTGATACTGGAACAACGTCAGTTGATTATCAAGGATCAGCTTGACGAAATCTACAGCAAAAACGGAGGATTTTTCCTGAACGCCTTTACCGCGGATGATATGACCGGGTATTTTGTGCGTCTGCCGAAAAACAAAATCGAGCTGTTTATGTGGCTGGAATCCGATCGTTTCAGCCACCCGGTTTTCCGGGAGTTTTATTCCGAGCGCGATGTGGTTCGCGAGGAACGTCGCCTTGGGATTGAATCCACACCGACCGGATTGATCGAGGAGGATTTCCGGGCCATGTTCTGGAAATCATCGTCCTATCATTGGGATGTCATCGGATGGCCGTCGGACTTGGATTGTATAACCCGGGAACAAGCTTTAAATTACTATAATACCTATTATGCCCCGAATAACCTGACCATGCTTCTGGTCGGGGATTTGAATCCGGATGAATTGATAAAAATGGTCAGGAAATATTTCGAGCGGATTCCCCGCGGAAAGAAAGAGCCGCCGGAAGTGGTGACGCTTGAAGAGAAGCAGTACGGTGAAAAAAGGATGATTGCCGAGGCCGAAACCAGTCCGCAGGTTCAAATCTGGTACCATACCGTGGCTTGGAAACACCCCGACAGCTATCCCCTGGAAGTTATGGCCGGGATCATGAGCGGTAAAACCGGTCGGCTGTATAAAAAACTGGTCGAGGAAAAGGGATTGGCCAAAAGCTCCGGCGGCGGCGGTCCCCGGATGATGCCGGGGGGCGGTCTGGCGGTCGATGCCGGTCAGGATTCCAAAAAATATGCCGGGGCTTTCCAGATCAGCACTGAGGGTATTTCGGGAGCCAAGGCCGAGCAGCTCGAAGAAGCTATTTACGAGGTGATCGAGGATTTGAAGAAGAATCCGGTTCCCGAGGATGAATTACAGAAAGTGAAAAACCAGCTTCGGGTTCAAAAAATCCGGTTTATGGATATCATGTCCGGGATCGGCATCCTGTTTTTCCTTGGCCAGAATGCCGCCATGGGAGACTGGACCGAGGCCAATAATAATCCAAAGAAATGCGATCTGGTAACGGCTGGAGATGTCCTGCGCGTGGCGGAAAAATATTTCACCCGGGACCAGCGTAATGTTCTGATTATCAACAGCAAGACTGAAAGCGGATCGGAGGAAGGCGGCGAGGATCCTCAATTTACGCAGATGGTGCAGATGATTAAATCTATCAACGACCCGGCCCGACTGGAGCAGGTTATGGGTATGGTGTCATCGCGACTCGACCAGGTTGAAGACCCCGATGAAAAGGCAAGTGTGGAAAAATTATTGAAAATCGCCGGGGAACACCTCAAGGAACTTAAAGCCGCCGAGGAGAAATAAGGCATTAGCCGGAGGAAATATGAACATGATCAAATTATTCATCATACCGTTTGGCCGGCCCGCGGCGCTGGCGATGCTTTTAACGATAGCCGCCCTGTTAATCGCCGGATCATCGAGTCAGGCCGGGGATATTGTCGATCATCCCGACAAACTCAAATTCAAGGAATTAAATTATCAGCCGCCGAAACCGGCCGATTATCGGCATCAACTGAAATGCGGCGCGGTCGCCTATGCCGCGGAGAATCCCGAAGTTCCGACATTCGACCTGACCATCATGGTTCGGACCGGATCGATTTATGAACCGGTGGAGAAGGCCGGATTGGCCGACATGACCGGTTATCTGATGCGCAACGGGGGCGTCAGGGGAATGACCGCCAAAGAGATCGACGAGCGGCTGGCTTATCTGGCGGGCGAAATAAATATCAACATCGATGATACCCGGGGAATAATCAGTCTTTTCTGCCTGTCGAAAGATATGGATGAAGGTCTGGCTCTGTTGAACAAAATTCTTAACGCGCCGGTTTTCGATCAGGCCGCACTTGACCGGTACCGGGCGGATTTACTCTCGGATCTGGAGCAGCGTAATGCCTCGACCGCATCGATCGAATCGCGCGAGTGGAGTTTCCTGATGTACGGCAATCATCCCTGTACCACTCCTTTCCGGCGCACGGAGCAATCGCTCAATTCAATCACCCGTGAGGATCTGATTGCCTTTTACAGGAAATATTTCTTCCCGAAAAACTTTATTTTTGCCGTTTCGGGCGATTTTAAAGCCGAGGATATTTTAACCAAACTCGATAATATGTTCGGCGGCTGGCCGGACCAAAAACTCGATCTTCCGGTTATTTCCGATCAAATTCCCGATCCAAAACCGGGGGTCTATATGATCCGGAAAGATGATATCAACCAATCGCGTATTCGGATAGGGCATCTTGGTGTCAAACGGGATATCCCGGATCAATACGCCTTGATGGTGATGAATGATATTCTCGGCGGCGGCGGCTTCACCTCCCGCATCACCCGCCGGGTTCGATCCGATGAGGGTCTGGCTTATAACACCGGCAGCGCCTTCGATTTTCCGGTCCTTTATCCCGGAACATTCCGGGCCTGGTTCCAGACCAAACATGAAACAGCCGCCTTCGGAACCGGACTTATCGTGAGCGAAATCAGGCGTATTCGTGCCGAAAAATGCGAACCGGAAATAGTCGAAAATTCCAAGGCCGGATTTATCAGCAATATTGTCAATCCCTTCGGTACCAAAAGAGATATCGTCAGGACCTTTGCCGATGATGATTATACCGATCGCCCGGATGATTACTGGCAGAATTATACCAAAAATATGGAAGCGGTAACGGCCGATGATGTTCTGGCCGCGGCGCAAAAATACTTACATCCGGAGAAACTGGTTTTTCTGGTGGTCGGTGATCCGGACGCGGTTGAGAAGGGATCGGATAAACATGTCGAGAAATTTTCCGATTTCGGCGAGATTGCCATCATCCCCCTGCGCGATCCCATGACTCTGGAGATAAAATAATATCCAATCTGTCACAGGCATTAAAAAGGCCCCGTAATTACGGGGCCCTTTTTAATGCTAAATGGCCGCTTTGACAACTGATTACATATCCATCTCGCCGGTATAGCTGTCAGTATGCTTGGGATCCACTCTCAGGCGATAAACGGCGGCCCAGGCTTTCATACCATCTTCAGCATAAGGAGCGGCATCCTCGGCGTAAATCAGATTGGCATCCTCAACTCCATCGAGCCAGTAATAAGTCCAGGCGCCGTGACCGAGGGTTGGGGCATCGTAAGAGTACTTACGATTTGAAGCGGTAGCCATGAAAGTCCCATTGACCACATCGGAATGAAAATCGCCGATCACACAGGCATCGAGTGTCGCCAGCTTTTTGGTGCAATCAATGGCATTAAAATACGACATCACGTATCCATGAGTCACATAGTACAGATCGGCCGAGATAATGGCCGATCCGGCTGTGGATCTGGCACCGTGCCCGGAATAACAGAAAGCCGCTTCATCACCCGGATCGGTGTTGTCGATCAGCCACTGCAAACCGGCAGTGATATTAGCCGCGGTGGCGTTCAAATCGAGATCCATCCGACAGGTGAAGCCTTCCGATTGCAGCCATGATTTCATGGCCTGGGCATCATCATCGCAATACTGGAGATCATTGGCCGTCCCCTCATAATTGGATATTCCGACAATATAGGCATACTTATGAGCCGGGTTCGGATTGGGATCTCCGGAAGTTGTGTCAGGCGGCGGTTGCGGCGGCGGTTTTTTCTCCATTACAGCCGTCGGAACATTTTTTAAATCGACGGTGAAATTCGCGATCACCTCAGGCGGACGGGTCTCAATAAATTGAGGCCTTTCAACCAGGGCAATCGAATGATCGACGCCGACATTGGAGGTCGGCTGAGTGGGGGGCGTACTGCTGCATCCAAAGACCAGCAGCAACGCCATGATGGCCAGAATCAGCCCAATGAATTGTTTCATGTGATCCTCCCACGGTGAAGGTTAGTATTGTTAACTCCCAGCTTAATATAAATATTTTAAATTAAAAAAACAAAAAATCTATAATACCGATCCTATTTATTTTAATTATGAGAAGCGATAGACTCCCGGCATACTGAGACTATATTCTATGATCATTCCCGGCGGAATTACTCATTAATTTAATCGGATTGCGCCGGAAATGTGCGCCTACGAATAAACGCATACATATAAATGGCCGGTCAATATATAAACGGGATAAGACGCCATGTTTTCCTGATGTATGACTGCCATTCGTCTCCGAATTGCTGAGACATCAGCTTTTCCTCATCATGAATACGCCATAAAAGAACCAAAGCGGTTGCCGCCGCCAGAATAAGCGCCAGCCAGGAGCGGAAAACAAGAGAAATGCCGGTGATAAATATAATTATGCTTGAGTACCTCGGATGACGAAGATATTTGTAAGGGCCATCGGTTAACAGCCGGTGCCCCTCGATAATCGATACCTGGATATTAAACTGCTTTCCCAGAGCCATCTCCGCCCAGTGCATTCCGATAATCCCCAGGAGATACAATACCAATCCGAAATAACGGATTATTTCATGGTCACCAAACACGGCCAGGTCACGTCGGTCGCCATAGGGCGCAACGATAACAAGGGAAAGATTGATAATCTGAAGCAGAAGAACTGCCAATTTCTGGCGGCGAATCATCTTCACACCTTTACTACGATCATGCCCGACCTCGGGAATCCTGATAGCAATAATGGCATTCATCAGAAAGACCAAAACCAGGTATGTCAGACGGGCCGGTTGGCCTATAAAACCGCGGAAATCATCGATACCCCAGCCCAGAAGAGGCAATCCGATAAAGATAGCCATCCCGATTAAGATGGTGGCGATAACCCGCAAAACAGACGACAATTCTTTCCTCCATCACCGATGGGTAAATAATCCGACTCCGCATCTATCGTCCGGGTATTATTATCTAATCCGGCCAAAAATCAATATCAAAAATAATATTTGGGGAAAATAATAAATTCACGGAGGGATATGAAGGGCCGCGTCTGGATATCGCTGTTTTATCCGATAACCCGCGCAGGTAATCATAATTACTTGACTTTTACCGATATTGGCTTATATTTAAAGCTGTACTAACCGCAATAACTGCAGAAGAGAGAGAAAAATGCACACCCACAGGCTTCCCGCCCAAAAGACCGTTATTTTTATTCTTTTGTTTTTTTCAGCGATTATTTCGCCGGCTCTATCCCTGGATCAGACCGTTGGATTGCTTACCTGCGATTCCGCTTCTTTTTTGGGATATACGCTTTTCACTCCCATTTCTTCATCCAGTACCTATTTGATCGATAATTACGGACGGCTGGTCCATGAATGGCATAACGATCATACCCCCGGGCTATCCTGTTATCTTCTTGAAAATGGCAACCTTCTTCGGACCATGCATCTCATCGGAACCGGCGGGGCCGGAGGCGGATTCCAGATGATTGATTGGGACGGAAATATTTTATGGGAATATGAATATTACGGTGATGACCATCTTCAGCATCACGATGTCGAATATCTTCCTAATGGCAATGTCCTGGTTCTGGCCTGGGAAAAAAAGACTTTCGAGGAAGCTGTCAATGCCGGGAGAAATCCTGCCTTACTTGCCAATGACACGCTATTGCCGGAACATGTCGTAGAAATTCAGCATACCGGCGTAAATTCCGGCAATATTGTCTGGGAGTGGCATCTCTGGGATCATCTCGTTCAGGATTTCGATTCCACCAAAGATAATTTCGGGGTGGTCGCCAATCATCCCGAACTGGTTGACATAAACTACATTCTGGCCAATCGAGCCGATTGGATTCATGCCAATTCGGTGCAGTATAATGCCGATCTGGATCAGATCATTATAAATAGCAGAAGCTTCGATGAATTCTGGATAATAGATCATGGTACCACCACTGCCGAAGCCGCCGGTCACACGGGCGGCAATCGGGGACGGGGAGGCGATATTCTCTATCGCTGGGGAAATCCGGCAACATATCGGGCCGGTAATATCAACGATAAGCGGTTATTCAAGCAACATGACGCCCACTGGATCGCGCCCGGTCTTCCGGGCGAAGGCCATATTATGATTTTCAATAACGGTACCGGACGACTCGACGGTAACTATTCCACAGTGGATGAAATTATCACTCCGGTTGATGAAAGCGGCAATTACACCCTTCCCGATCCCGGGGAATATTTCGGTCCCGATAGCGCTGTCTGGAAATACAAGGCCGGCCCGCCATCCAGTTTTCTGGCCCGGAGGATTTCAGGTTCCCAACGTTTTGCCAATGGCAACACCCTTATTTGTTCCGGAGTCCAGGGCCGCTTTTTTGAGGTCACCCCGGACGGTGATATTGTCTGGGAATATATTAACCCGGTTACGGCCAATGGAATCGCCACCCAGGGTGATTTGCTTCAACAGGAAATCAATGATGTTTTCCGGTGTTACCGCTACGCTCCTGATTTCCCCGGATTGGCCGGCCACGATCTTACGCCGGGAGCTCCGATCGAGATTTATCCCTTAAGCCTGTATGGAACCAATCATATCCCGGAAAACCCCGAACGACTCGATCCGGTCACCTTCTCTGCCATGATAACCTGCGAAATCGCAATTGCTCAGGTGGAATTATATATTGATACCGGGGATGGTTTTCATGCTTTTACTATGACCACAACCGGCGGCTTTCCCAACGATTCGGTTTATACCGCTACCGTCCCCCCCCTTCCCGCCGGAATCGATATTGCCTACTATGTTACGGCGGTCAATGATACCGGCGGCACTGCTTCCGATCCGGTCATCGCTCCCCTTACTACCTATCATTTTACGGTGGCCTTTATCTGCGGTGACCCCAACAACAGCGGCTCGGTTAATATACTGGATGTTACCTGTCTGATCAATTATCTGTACAGAGACGGTTCCTCTCCCGTTCCGGAGGAATCCGGAGATGTCAACAACTCCGGAGGAGTTAATATTCTGGACGCCACCTATCTGATAAATTATATCTATCGGAGCGGTCCGGATCCGGTCTGCCCGTAAAACCTGATTTGTCAGAACGGTTATGTTTTTTCTGTGACGAATATCATCTCGGGCGAATGACCGCTCAATGGTGAGCGATCGAAATCACCGAAGACTTCGAGAATTTTAAATCCTGCCCTGGCCAGCAAATGCTCCATCTCATAACGGAAAAAATATCGAAATGGAAAGGCCTGCACTATCCGGGAGGTTTCCCCCTTGGAATCGGTGAGATAATAAATCAGTTCGACTTCATTGACCTGTTCTTCAGGATGAAAAGCGGCTACTCGGTGATTTCGTCGAAGACGACGGCCATCGGGCAGATCGATATCGGAGAAATCTTCCATTTCATTCATGAAAGCCGGATTATTGATCCTCTTCAGGTCCGTCTGGAAAACATCGAACACCAGACGATCGTCTCCGTTCAAATGACGGTTGATATTTTTCAGACAGGCCAGTTGCTCCTCGACCGTAACCAGATGCTGAAAAACCCGGAACGGCATGATGGCCAGATCGAATTTCCGGTCAAGATCGATTGAGATGATATTTCCCTGAATTAACCGAATTCTGTTTTTTATTTCATCTGGGCATTTTTCAAGTTTCTCCCGGCACCTGCTCAGCATGAACTCCGACAGATCAACACCGGTTATTTGACATCCGGCTTCAGCCACCGGAATTAAAATCCGTCCGGTTCCGGACCCAAGTTCAATTATATCACCGCCGGATTCCATACAGCAACGAACAAAAAAATCAATATCCGGGCGGCTTCTGTATCCCGGTACATAGTCATAGAGCTCGGCCAGAATCGGTTGATCTTCGTAACTCCCATATCGACTCATAATAGTACCTTTCAATCCGGCAAACCCTGATCACCTGTTAACCGTAACATTGCGATTCTCCAGTTTCGGAATACTATCACTTCGCTTTCCTACGTCCGGGCGATACTGTTTTTGCGGGCGCGAACCGAAATCTCCTCAATCGCGGTAATCGCTTGGTCGATATGCTCCTCGGTGTTAAACGGCCCCACCGCAAACCGGACACCGCCGTGAATATCGACAATCCCGAGCTGCTGATGGACCAGCGGGGCACAGTGCAGGCCGGTTCGGGTGGCAATATTGAAATCGACATCGAGCATAATCCCGACATCACCGGCCTCCATCCCCTCGATGTTTATGGTTACTGTGGCCAGGTGGTTATCCAGGCTGTTACAGCAGTAAGCAATCACGCCCCCGATATTTTTGAATCCGGTCACCAGTTTTGTAACCAGCCGCATCTCTTTTTCATAGATTTTCCCGACACCGCCCTGCTCCTCGATCCATTCCTGGCCCGCCCAGAGCGAGGCGATTCCCATCACGTTGGGCGTCCCGTATTCCATCCGGAAAGGATACTCATCGAGATGATACGGATAGGCCGAACGCACCCCGGTCCCGCCGGATCGAGTATGCCTGATATCGACACGTTTGCGGACACATAACCCGCCGATCCCGGTCGAGCCCATGAGCGATTTATGCCCGGTGAACGCCAGCACATCGATATTCATCGCCGTCATATCGATCGGTACCATCCCCCCCGTCTGCGAAACATCGGCTCCGAACAACACCCCCATCTCCCGGCATACTTTCCCGATTTCCTTCATCGGTTGGATGGTCCCGATAACATTGGAACCATGATTGACCATAACCAGCCGGGTGTTGCGCCTGATGGCTTTCCGGATGTCCTCGGGATCGACAAAACCGTCTTTATCGAAGGGGACATAGGTCGCCTCCACTCCCCGGTCGCGGACCAGGTGATTGATCGGACGGATAACCGAATTGTGTTCCAGGTTGGTGGTGACAACATGATCTCCGGGACCCAGCAAACCCTGGATAATCAAATTAAGAGCATCGGTGGCATTATAGGAAAAACAGAGTCGTTCCGGGGCATCCTCATCACCGCCGAAAAATTTGGTCAGACGCTTGCGGAGATTTTCGACCACATTACCGGCCTCGATCGCTTTGTCGAAGCCGGAACGACCGGGATTGACCCCGCACTGCCGGTAAAAATCAACCATGAATTTATATACTTTATCCGGTTTTGGCCATGAGGTGGCGGCGTTATCCAGGTAAATTAGTTCGGAATCAAGGCTGTCCATGTTATCACCATATTTGAAATTCGCAAAATAAAAAAGGACACAGCCGTCGGCGTGTCCCGATGTCTAAATTATAAGCCCCTTAGAACAACAGATACAAAAAAGCAGTTTCATCAATTACCCTTTGTCCCGGCACGGTCGATATCCCCATAGCTTTCGGCCGGGAACAATTCTGTCTCATCTTCCGGCTTATAAGATAAGCAAAAAGCCGGTTTTGTCAATGCGGTAAACGTGGATAACAGCGACCGATGTGACAACGGTCAATTGATCAGGATGACGGGCAGATGGAGAAGCGCCCAGAGGCCGTAACGCCAGGCTGTTTCACCCCTGATTTCCCGGGCCAGATAACCAAAATAGATTCCTTTCATGATGGTGTTACTCATCATGGAAACGATAATGGCTTTCAGGAGAAGCGCCTGGAAGGCGGCGGCGTTGTTGACCAGGGAAAGAATAAAGGGGTCGATATCGGTGACACCGGTGATACCGGCCAAAACCAGCAGGCCCGCGGCTCCATAGAACCGACGAATAAGCATGGTTACAACGGTCAGAAAAACGAAAAGCGAGGCGAAAATAAGGGCCGGTTTGATTTCGAAGGGGTTGGGGGGGCTTTTCACGATCGGCTTCTGGCCGAAACTGACCGGTTTTTTGATAAACAGGGCCAATGCCACGCCCACAGCCGCCAGAATAACCAGTTTAAGCCAGATATGAGTAACGAATTCCGGCTTGATAATCCAGATCAAGACCAGAATCCGAAGATACATCACACTCCCGGCCAGGATCGAGGCTTGGAGAGCATCGCCGCTCTGTTCCGGGGTTTTTCGGGCTATCCGCCCGGCGGTGATAGTGATAACGGTACTGGAGACAATCCCTCCCAGGATACCGGAAAGTTTTAACCCGATCCGGTCGCCGAATTTCTTGGACAGGAAATAACCGGCAAATCCAAGTGAGGAAACCAGAACCACGATCTGCCAGATATGGCGGGGATTGAGGTTGAACTGGGTGTATTCCTGGTTGGGCAGTACCGGCAGAATGATCAGGGTCACGATCAAAAATTTGACCACCGCCAGAAATTCAGCCTTATCCAGACTTTCGACATAATCCTCGATCTGGGCTTTTTCGGAAAGCAGGAAGGTGGCGATAATCCCGAGGGCCATCGGCACCCAGATATCGGCCAGAAGGCAGAGCGCGCCGATGATAAAAGTCAGGATGGCGGCCACCTCGCTGGTCCAACCGACATGACCCTGGCGAAGTTTGGCCAGGTAACCGACCAGGGCCAGCGATGTCATGGCGATCAGGCCGACCGGCAACATCCACTCCGCCCCGATATTATACAGCCAGGCGCAACCGAATCCGAAAACACCGATCAGGGAATAAGTCCGGACCCCGGCAAAGACCCGGCCTTTGGAAATCATCCCGGATCTTTCCCGCTCCAGACCGATCAGAAAAGACAGACCGAGAGCAATAAAAAATCGCAGTTCAAATGGGACGGTCAGATTATCCATAAAATATTACCGTAATCATATAATATTATATTTCGGCCGATGTCCACAATATTATACCGGTCGGCCAAATCAGTTTTCCCGGGAAGACCGGGTTGAATTTTAACACGCCGGTGTTAACGAATCATTTTCATCGGTTGCATTATGTTCCCGACCCCGTATATTCAGTCTGAAATGAATTATCGCAAACGGCTCAGGAAAACCGGCCGGTTGGGACCCTTGCGCGGGGTGGCTCTCCCCCGCCGAAAAAAGTTCGAGCCGGTGATGGAGGCCGGGACCGGGGTAAAAGTGCGGTCCGGTTATGAGAAAAAATGTGTCGAATATTTCGAAAAGAATCATATCCGTTTCAGTTATGAACCGTTGATTTTGCTTGAGGGGCGGCAGTACCGTCCCGATTTTTTCCTGCCCGATCTGAACCTGTTTGTCGAGATTTGCGGTTACCGCCATATGCCGCACTATCGCGACCGGATGGAATTCAAACGCCGGTTATATGAGAAACACAACCTGCGGGCGGTTTTCATAAGCTACAGCGGCCGGGGCAGTCTCGAGAAACTTCTTGAAACGGCACTGAGAGATTTCAATCAAACCGCCTGATATCCCGGCAGTTTTCATAAACTACAGTCCTTTTAGGTCGAAATCCCCTGCGGTTTCGACAATAATACTGCTACCTCACCCTTAATCCGTCCTCACCCCCGTTTTATATGA from Candidatus Zixiibacteriota bacterium carries:
- a CDS encoding MgtC/SapB family protein, which produces MDNLTVPFELRFFIALGLSFLIGLERERSGMISKGRVFAGVRTYSLIGVFGFGCAWLYNIGAEWMLPVGLIAMTSLALVGYLAKLRQGHVGWTSEVAAILTFIIGALCLLADIWVPMALGIIATFLLSEKAQIEDYVESLDKAEFLAVVKFLIVTLIILPVLPNQEYTQFNLNPRHIWQIVVLVSSLGFAGYFLSKKFGDRIGLKLSGILGGIVSSTVITITAGRIARKTPEQSGDALQASILAGSVMYLRILVLIWIIKPEFVTHIWLKLVILAAVGVALALFIKKPVSFGQKPIVKSPPNPFEIKPALIFASLFVFLTVVTMLIRRFYGAAGLLVLAGITGVTDIDPFILSLVNNAAAFQALLLKAIIVSMMSNTIMKGIYFGYLAREIRGETAWRYGLWALLHLPVILIN